CTTTGATTTGGTGAACAATGCCCACACACCAATTTCAAAATCAATAACGCGAAATTGACATGACAATTATTAAGAAATTAATAGAAATCGAAACAGAACCAGGAATTCATATTTATAATATCACGCCGCAAATTGAGGCTATTCTAGCATCATATCCCATTCAAAACGGTCAAATTTTAGTGTTTTCTCGTCATACAACCACAGCATTAGCCATCAACGAATATGAAGAAAGATTGTTAGAAGATATCAAAGTCTATTTGCAAAAATTAGCACCTGAATCAGCTCGCTACCTACATAATGACTTGCACTTAAGAAAAAACATTCCTCCAGATGAACCAATGAATGCCCATTCTCATACCATTTCACGAAAAGCCTGATACAAATAAAGCATCAAGAATAAAATCCCAACCTGTAATAGAAGCAACGATTGATGTGTTTAATTGTTCCAATCGCTTCCAAATAAATTCTCTTAATTCATCTAAAGTTGAGAAGCTTTCCCAAGTTAAATGCCTTTTAACCTCCTCCCACAATCTTTCAATTGGATTAACTTGAGGTGTATGCGGAGGCTGAAATAACAAAACTATATTTTCTGGTAGTTTGAGATGCTGACTAAAATGAAACGCTCCATTATCTAACTGAAGAATATGTATATCTTGAGAATAAGTCTCTGAGAATNNNNNNNNNNNNNNNNNNNNNNNNNNNNNNNNNNNNNNNNNNNNNNNNNNNNNNNNNNNNNNNNNNNNNNNNNNNNNNNNNNNNNNNNNNNNNNNNNNNNGACTCATATATTTCTACTTTGGTGACTCCAGCCATCTTTGCTCGTTGATATTTATTCCTTCTTTATCTGTATCATAGTTTTAGTGAATTGGTATCACTTAAT
The sequence above is a segment of the Mastigocladopsis repens PCC 10914 genome. Coding sequences within it:
- a CDS encoding transposase yields the protein FSETYSQDIHILQLDNGAFHFSQHLKLPENIVLLFQPPHTPQVNPIERLWEEVKRHLTWESFSTLDELREFIWKRLEQLNTSIVASITGWDFILDALFVSGFS